From the genome of Papaver somniferum cultivar HN1 chromosome 2, ASM357369v1, whole genome shotgun sequence, one region includes:
- the LOC113351378 gene encoding cytochrome P450 76A2-like, with the protein MFVWTTICCLAAVAVPLLLLLHSQRAKTYSNSLPPPPGPPGWPVIGNLLDIGLRPQETFLQLRQKYGAVFMLHLGAMNTVVIGSADAATELFKRHDHSFCNRHIMEVMKLGEDLNSATVTRPNGPYWRMIRRLYSTELFSRMAIKRTEGRRRKCVQQMIQWVSAEGKHNTSVKLRHLLFVSLFNLMGNLLFSRDLLDLKLVDGDEFYRAIGEIVEISVKPNAADFFPWFRNLDPQNLNKRMKNAAITLVNIIDGFANVRRQHMHSAHNKDEEKDFWTVLQEFEGNGKDEPRKMSDREIYMIMIELFVGSAETTTSTIEWAMTELLRNPKVMNKVNAEIKQIIGYDRKIEESDIENLTYLSAVIKETMRLHPPTPFLVPRTVAEDTEFMGYTIPKDAQVLVNAWGIGRDAAVWEDPFSFNPDRFLGNDVDYRGQHFGLIPFGSGRRICPGLPMAHQSLHIMLGSLLQSFHWALESGVTPESIDMSETLGITLRKTVPLKVIPRASALVV; encoded by the exons ATGTTTGTCTGGACAACCATTTGTTGCCTAGCAGCAGTGGCAGTTccacttctcctcctccttcacaGCCAAAGAGCAAAAACCTATTCAAATtcgttaccaccaccaccaggtcCTCCAGGTTGGCCAGTGATCGGAAACCTCTTAGATATAGGTCTTAGGCCACAAGAAACATTTCTACAACTTAGACAGAAATATGGAGCAGTATTTATGTTACATTTAGGTGCAATGAATACGGTAGTCATAGGTTCAGCAGATGCCGCTACAGAGTTATTTAAAAGACATGATCACAGCTTTTGCAACCGTCATATTATGGAAGTCATGAAATTGGGGGAGGATCTTAACAGCGCGACAGTAACCAGACCAAACGGACCATACTGGCGAATGATAAGGCGATTGTATTCAACCGAGTTATTCTCTCGGATGGCAATCAAGAGAACGGAAGGCAGGCGACGAAAATGTGTACAACAGATGATACAATGGGTATCGGCAGAAGGAAAGCATAATACAAGTGTTAAATTACGGCACTTACTTTTTGTCTCCTTATTTAATTTGATGGGAAATCTCTTGTTTTCCAGGGATCTTTTGGATCTTAAATTGGTTGATGGAGATGAATTCTATCGAGCAATCGGAGAAATCGTTGAGATATCTGTGAAGCCTAATGCAGCTGATTTCTTCCCATGGTTCCGAAACTTAGACCCCCAAAATCTTAATAAGAGAATGAAGAATGCAGCAATTACACTCGTAAACATCATCGATGGCTTCGCAAACGTGCGACGACAACACATGCATTCTGCACACAATAAGGACgaggagaaggatttttggacTGTGTTGCAGGAATTTGAAGGCAATGGGAAGGATGAACCAAGGAAAATGTCAGACAGAGAAATATATATGATCATGATA GAGTTGTTTGTGGGTTCGGCAGAGACAACAACCAGTACTATAGAGTGGGCGATGACAGAGCTTCTGCGCAATCCAAAGGTAATGAATAAGGTCAACGCTGAGATCAAACAGATTATCGGTTATGACAGAAAAATTGAAGAAAGTGATATCGAAAATTTAACTTATTTATCCGCGGTGATTAAAGAGACAATGAGGTTACATCCACCAACCCCTTTCTTAGTACCACGTACAGTTGCCGAAGACACAGAGTTCATGGGGTATACGATACCTAAGGACGCCCAAGTATTGGTCAACGCTTGGGGAATTGGAAGAGATGCAGCTGTATGGGAAGATCCGTTTTCATTCAACCCTGATCGTTTCCTAGGAAATGACGTTGATTACCGTGGACAACATTTTGGTTTAATACCGTTTGGAAGTGGAAGACGCATCTGTCCAGGCCTCCCAATGGCGCACCAAAGTCTTCACATTATGCTCGGCTCATTGCTTCAATCCTTCCATTGGGCGCTTGAAAGTGGTGTCACGCCTGAAAGCATAGATATGAGTGAAACACTAGGGATAACATTGCGAAAGACTGTTCCCTTAAAAGTAATACCAAGAGCATCAGCTCTTGTTGTGTAA